GCAAAGCGCTGATCGTGGGCGCAGTGCTGGGCGCTGGGGCTGGTGTGGGCTCCGCGCTCTTTGTCCTCGTGACCCCGGGAGAGCAGCAGAAGCAGGCGATGCTGAAGGTGGGAGCAATTGGGAGTGCGAGGTGGGGTGGGCGGACGGAGAGCTccgggctgggggcctggactatGAACCTCCCTCATTGCCCGCAGGAGATGCCGGAGCAGGACCCTCGGCGCAGGGATGAGGCGGCCAGGACCAAACAGTTAGTGTTCGCCACTCTGCAGGAGGCAGCGACCACGCAGGAGAACGTGGCCTGGAGAAAGAACTGGAATGACGGCGGCGGCGGGAGGTCAGGGTGACCCGGAACTTGCCCCCGTGGGCGCTGGGACCCCCTCTCCGGCGCAGGAGTCCGAGGCGGTCCTTCACTTCCGTGGGCCTGGCGGGGAGTCCGGACCCGGGATGCCACGCGGGGTCGGGGTGCTGCCGCCGGGTGAGCACTTCCCCCCGGCAACCTTGCACCGACTGCGCTTTAACGCCCACATCGCGGGCCGGGGCGTCGGATGTGGCGAACTGAAGGAACCAATAAATCACGTTCTTCTGTCAAGTCAGCCCCGCGGTCGGACGCCTATAAATGCCTAGAGTTTTCTGGGGGTCGGTGCTGCGGGCGGGGATTACCGTGGCTCCCACCTGTCCGGCCTCGGAAGCTGAAGCCCAATAGGCATAGCGACCACGTTTTCAAAACACAGGTCACGTGGTCTGTTTGAAGGTACTTCAGGGGATAACCAAGCGACATTCTTGAAATCGAAACTATCCTGGAAAGTCTTGTAGCAATAGATGCCCTTAGAGAACACTTCTGGTTCCCGTCTTCGACTGAGGTTAGAGAGGGGCTTCTAGCACTTAACATGTGCCACTATGCCTCCTGGGGCCGTTATTCAACCTTTGGAGGCCCACTTGCTAGGAGTAGTAATGAAAGGAACGTGCTTTGCGTCAGACAGATCTTGATTCAACTCCTGCATGTTAcaaaacctctctgagcctcagtcctgTTCTACAAAAGGTGATAATTATCTTGATGGTTGTTGTAAAAAGATTAATTTAGAAATGTCAAGTGCAGTGCCTGGGACAGAGCAACCTGGCAGTAAATATAGTGGAGTTTTTCCTCAACGTTTGGTCTGCAGTCTTTTCAATCTCTGAATCCAGTCAGAGGATCTACTGGAGATGCACTGAAGGGATGAGAAAAAGCTGTCACTGGGGTCACAGACCCACAACCAGGTCAACCAATTCACTTCccttttgtctattttatatcCTGTGGTTCCAAGCAAG
This sequence is a window from Equus caballus isolate H_3958 breed thoroughbred chromosome 12, TB-T2T, whole genome shotgun sequence. Protein-coding genes within it:
- the UQCC3 gene encoding ubiquinol-cytochrome-c reductase complex assembly factor 3 produces the protein MGTVRKALIVGAVLGAGAGVGSALFVLVTPGEQQKQAMLKEMPEQDPRRRDEAARTKQLVFATLQEAATTQENVAWRKNWNDGGGGRSG